One genomic region from Armigeres subalbatus isolate Guangzhou_Male unplaced genomic scaffold, GZ_Asu_2 Contig1577, whole genome shotgun sequence encodes:
- the LOC134203015 gene encoding uncharacterized protein LOC134203015, which yields MSASVAYSLEPYRKGTSFNDWFTRLKYLFRVNNVKEEDKMAFFITMSGPVIFAEIKLLFPTGNFEEASLDDIVSKLKNRLDKTDPDLVQRYKFSTRVQNPDESTEDFILNLKLQAEFCGFDNFKGVAILDRLIAGIRDKHLRQRLLGEEALTLANAEKIIATWEVARVNAGTADQSNIGHPGMIAAVNSRSYEQRGVAAARLSQVYDLSRKYQGIGNNEGNTNNRGPVRSRLGFRPAERWQQTNRVGRGNEAVNYRTQNGRRQWVRPDYSQMICNYCGVKGHIRKKCFKLKNLHRDAVNIVDSFKPGPSADRHISELLERMQTRDDEEDDDSDTDMRWKRGNNGAQDADQSL from the exons ATGAGTGCCAGTGTAGCGTATTCGTTGGAACCCTACCGCAAGGGAACATCCTTTAATGACTGGTTTACCCGGTTAAAGTACCTTTTCCGGGTGAACAATgtaaaagaagaagataaaatGGCATTTTTCATCACCATGAGTGGTCCGGTGATATTTGCCGAGATCAAACTGCTCTTTCCGACAGGCAATTTTGAAGAAGCTTCATTGGACGATATTGTGTCAAAGCTCAAAAACCGCCTGGATAAGACGGACCCTGATTTGGTACAAAGGTACAAATTTAGTACCAGAGTACAAAACCCAGACGAAAGCACGGAagatttcattttgaatttaaagCTTCAAGCTGAATTTTGCGGCTTTGACAACTTTAAGGGGGTTGCTATTCTGGATCGGTTGATAGCGGGTATTAGAGACAAACACCTTAGACAACGACTTCTAGGGGAAGAAGCTTTAACTTTGGCAAATGCGGAGAAGATTATTGCCACATGGGAAGTAGCTCGAGTTAACGCAGGTACGGCAGATCAATCAAATATAGGACATCCGGGAATGATAGCTGCAGTGAATTCAAGATCCTATGAACAACGTGGAGTAGCGGCGGCAAGATTGTCTCAAGTTTATGATTTATCTCGAAAATATCAGGGCATTGGGAACAACGAGGGCAACACTAACAACAGGGGACCGGTAAGAAGCCGTTTAGGGTTTAGACCTGCGGAAAGATGGCAGCAGACAAATCGAGTTGGACGCGGAAACGAAGCAGTCAATTATCGTACACAAAATGGACGTCGACAGTGGGTACGACCAGACTATTCCCAGATGATTTGTAACTACTGCGGTGTCAAAGGCCATATCCGGAAGAAgtgtttcaaattaaaaaatttgcATCGGGATGCGGTGAACATAGTCGATTCTTTTAAACCGGGGCCATCGGCAGACAGGCACATTTCAGAGTTGCTAGAAAGGATGCAGACCAGAGACGATGAAGAGGATGATGATAGCGACACAG ATATGCGTTGGAAGCGCGGAAACAATGGCGCACAGGACGCAGATCAGAGTCTGTAA